Part of the Thiohalophilus sp. genome is shown below.
GCCTTTACCGGCGCCACGGCCGACGGGGTGGAAAGTCTGTTTCTGGAGCGTTTTTTATCCCATCCGGAAACCCTGTTGTTCTGGCACACGCTGTTTATGGCGATGACCCTGATTATCGTTGCCCGCGGGGTGAAAAGCGGGCTGGAGTCGGCCGTGAAGTTTCTGATGCCGGCGCTGTTTTTGCTGCTGCTGGTGATGGTGGGTTACGCCATGAGTCAGGGCGAGGCATTTATGCGCGGTTTGAACTTCATGTTCCGGCCTAATTTTTCCGCCCTGAGCTGGGGCGGGGTGCTGACCGCCATGGGCCAGGCCTTTTTCACCCTGAGTCTGGGGATGGGGGCGATTATGGTCTACGGATCCTATTTGTCGCGTTCGGCGTCGATTGCCCGCACGACCTTCATGATTGCCATTGCCGACACCGGCGTCGCGTTGCTGGCCGGGGTGGCGATTTTCCCGATTATTTTCGCCAACCACATGGAGCCGGGCGCCGGGCCGGGGCTGATTTTCATCAGTCTGCCCCTGGCCTTTGGTCACATGCCCGCAGGTGTCTTGTTCGGCACGCTGTTTTTCGTGCTGTTGAGTTTTGCCGCCTGGACCTCGAGCATCTCGTTGCTGGAACCGGTGGTCACCTGGCTGGTGGAAACGTTCCATTGGCGCCGGGTCACGGCAACGCTGTACGCCGGGATCCTCACCTGGTTGCTGGGTGTGGTCAGCGTCTTCTCCTTCAGTGACTGGGCCTTCGAATTCGAGTTTGCCGGCCAGCTCAAGCAGAACGGGGTTTTTGATATTCTGGACATTCTGACCACCAATATCATGCTGCCGCTGGGCGGGCTGTTTATCGCTATCTTCGCCGCCTGGTTCATGAGCCGGGAGGCCAGTCGGGATGAGCTCGGACTGGGCGACGGGGTGCGCTACAATCTGTGGCGCGTTCTGGTCAAATTTGTGACGCCGGCGGCGATCCTGCTGGTCTTCCTGAACTTGATCGGCGTTATTTAAGTCCCGACACCAAACCGGAGATAAATCAAAGTCTCATGCAGACTATTAACAAAAGCGCGCTGGTGCCTTACAGCCCGGATCAGATGTACGCTCTGGTCGATGACATTACCGCCTATCCGGAATTTCTGCCCTGGTGTCATCATGCCGAGGAGCACCACCGTACCGAGGCACAGGTGGAAGCGAGTCTGGAGATTGCCCATAGCGGTCTGCACAAATCGTTTACCACCCGCAATGAACTGCGGCCCCATGATCAGATTGCAATGAGCCTGGTGAAAGGGCCATTCAAAAGTCTCCGGGGCGTCTGGCGTTTTGAGCCATTGGGTGACGCCGGTTGCAAGGTGTCGCTGGAGATGGAATTTGAATTTTCCAGCAGGTTAATGGGGATGACCTTCGGTCCCCTGTTCAACAAAATAGCGGGCACCCTGGTGGACTCGTTTATCGAGCGGGCGAAAGTGGTGTATGGCTGAGCAGGGCAAGAAATTGCAGGTCGAGGTGGCCTATGCCAGGCCGGATGTACAGGAGATCATCCCCCTGGAAGTGGCGCCGGGGACGACCGTCCAGCAGGCGATTGAGCTGTCAGGGATTCTCGAGCAGTTTCCTGAAATCGATCTGGCGCAAAACAAGCTGGGCATTTTCGGCAAGATCACTCGCGGCGATACCGAACTGCAGGAGCGGGATCGGGTCGAGATCTACCGGCCGCTGATTGCCGATCCCAAGGAGTCCCGCCGACGTCGCGCGGCCAAAAAAGACGCGCCGGGCGAAACGGAGCAAGGGGCCGAGTAAGCGGCTCCGCTGCGGACGCCCTGTGGGCCCCTCAGGGCATCGGCAGATCGCCGCCTGGGGGGGGGCGTGGTGGTGCAGGACCAGTGTTGCCGACCCCGGTACTCTGGCTGGCGGTATCGGGCAGCCCCCGGTTGGTCGGCGTGTAGAGCTTTTTATAATCCTGGAACTGGTCGCGGTCGATTCTGGCCAGGCTGCCGTTCTCGAAGTGAAGTGTCAGGTGCTGGCTCTTCGGCTTGCTGCCACCGGGCTTGAAGCTGTAGACATAGTCCCAGCGATTGGCATGGAACGGATCCTGAATCAGCGGCGTCCCGAGCAGATAGGCGACCTGTTCGCGGGTCATCCCGGTGTTGAGTTGCTCGACCTGTTCGGCTTCCAGGGTGTTGCCCTGCTGGATGTCGATTTTGTAGATCGAGCAGCCGCCAGCTCCCGCGAGGAGCAGAGCCGGCAAAATCATAATGAGAAGGCTTCGCATTTTTATCCCGGATACGGTTATACTTGGCTTGCATGATACATCATGCGCCAGACAGGTTGTAGCGAGAGTGATATGGAAAGCCAGGATCTGAAAAAAGCCGGACTCAAGGCCACCCTGCCGCGACTCAAGATATTGAATTTCCTTGAAGCCAGCGAAGTGCGGCACATGACGGCCGAAGAGGTTTACAAAGCCCTGCTGGAAAGTGGGGATGAAATCGGCCTGGCAACGGTCTATCGCGTCCTGACCCAGTTCGAGACCGCCGGCCTGGTGACCCGTCACCACTTCGAAGGCGGCCAGTCAGTGTTCGAGCTCAACGAAGGCACCCATCACGACCACTTCCTGTGCGTCAAATGCGGCCGCGTTGATGAGTTCATGGACGAGATCATCGAAGAGCGCCAGCACGCCATCGCCGACAAACTCGGCTACACCATGACCGACCATTCTTTATATATATACGGCATCTGCCCCGACTGTCAGAAAAAAGACAAGTAACCTTTTCGGGATTCGATTTTTAACGCGGAGTTCGCAGAGGCGCGGAGACGCGGAGGTCGCAAAGCAATTTTGAATTCTTAATGTTGAATTCTGAATTAAATGCTTCTCCGCAATTCAAAATTTAAAATTCAACATTAAAAATTATATGTCTCCGCGCCTCCGCGACTCTGCGTCCTCCGCGTTATTCCCGGTAAATTTTGAAAAAGTGGTTTAACCCGCCTGGGCGCGATCGATCATTTCGCGGGCGTGGGAGAGGGTCTGGTCGGTGATTTCGATGCCGCCGAGCATGCGCGCCACTTCGTCGACGCGCTGTTCGGGGGTCAGTTCGACGATTTCGCTGATGGTGACGTCGGAGGCGGCCCGTTTGCTGACCTGGAAGTGGTGCT
Proteins encoded:
- a CDS encoding sodium-dependent transporter, producing MARTSMHGEWSSRWAFILAATGSAVGLGNIWKFPYITGENGGGAFVLVYLACIALIGIPVMMAEIMLGRRGRQSPINTMYDLAVESGHNPNWKWLGWLGVLAGFLILSYYSVVAGWSLAYVFRSASGAFTGATADGVESLFLERFLSHPETLLFWHTLFMAMTLIIVARGVKSGLESAVKFLMPALFLLLLVMVGYAMSQGEAFMRGLNFMFRPNFSALSWGGVLTAMGQAFFTLSLGMGAIMVYGSYLSRSASIARTTFMIAIADTGVALLAGVAIFPIIFANHMEPGAGPGLIFISLPLAFGHMPAGVLFGTLFFVLLSFAAWTSSISLLEPVVTWLVETFHWRRVTATLYAGILTWLLGVVSVFSFSDWAFEFEFAGQLKQNGVFDILDILTTNIMLPLGGLFIAIFAAWFMSREASRDELGLGDGVRYNLWRVLVKFVTPAAILLVFLNLIGVI
- the fur gene encoding ferric iron uptake transcriptional regulator; protein product: MESQDLKKAGLKATLPRLKILNFLEASEVRHMTAEEVYKALLESGDEIGLATVYRVLTQFETAGLVTRHHFEGGQSVFELNEGTHHDHFLCVKCGRVDEFMDEIIEERQHAIADKLGYTMTDHSLYIYGICPDCQKKDK
- a CDS encoding outer membrane protein assembly factor BamE, translated to MRSLLIMILPALLLAGAGGCSIYKIDIQQGNTLEAEQVEQLNTGMTREQVAYLLGTPLIQDPFHANRWDYVYSFKPGGSKPKSQHLTLHFENGSLARIDRDQFQDYKKLYTPTNRGLPDTASQSTGVGNTGPAPPRPPPGGDLPMP
- a CDS encoding RnfH family protein, whose translation is MAEQGKKLQVEVAYARPDVQEIIPLEVAPGTTVQQAIELSGILEQFPEIDLAQNKLGIFGKITRGDTELQERDRVEIYRPLIADPKESRRRRAAKKDAPGETEQGAE
- a CDS encoding type II toxin-antitoxin system RatA family toxin; translated protein: MQTINKSALVPYSPDQMYALVDDITAYPEFLPWCHHAEEHHRTEAQVEASLEIAHSGLHKSFTTRNELRPHDQIAMSLVKGPFKSLRGVWRFEPLGDAGCKVSLEMEFEFSSRLMGMTFGPLFNKIAGTLVDSFIERAKVVYG